A genomic region of Metopolophium dirhodum isolate CAU chromosome 1, ASM1992520v1, whole genome shotgun sequence contains the following coding sequences:
- the LOC132940501 gene encoding zinc finger protein 391-like, with the protein MNKVWKPCNKCNRVFVNNAGLSSHRRAHMRKIHSYSCKICTKSFDKIGYLKKHQQTHTDERPYPCTVCTKTFKRSCYLKSHIRTHSSEKPYSCDLCNESFKYNNTMKNHRLSHTAERSYSCDFCNQSFAYSGSLTKHQKTHVDDNKSGKLMNHRLPDIGDTQSGSLTRRQQTHGNDNQSCKLINQRPTDADDTQSSRLINRQPADACNTQSGSVINHRPTDSSDTQSGYLTRPRKSNVDDNKSGKLINHQPTDASDTQRRSRIRHRKSNEDDNKSDKLINLWSTDAVDTQIDNRTMKHRKIETFQQETVVFKKSVMQRHGSTRHVNSESHMFISLALTSTSGTSSIL; encoded by the coding sequence atgaataaagtCTGGAAACCATGCAACAAGTGCAACAGAGTCTTTGTCAATAACGCAGGTCTATCAAGTCATCGGCGGGCACACATGCGTAAGATACATTCTTACTCATGCAAAATATGCACAAAGTCTTTTGATAAAATAGGATATCTGAAAAAACACCAACAGACGCACACGGATGAGAGGCCTTACCCATGTACAGTATGTACAAAGACCTTCAAACGAAGTTGTTATTTGAAAAGTCACATACGGACGCACTCTAGTGAGAAACCGTATTCATGTGATTTATGCAACGAGTCATTTAAGTATAACAACACTATGAAAAATCACCGATTGTCACACACAGCTGAGAGATCGTACTCGTGTGACTTTTGCAACCAGTCCTTCGCCTATAGTGGAAGTCTGACCAAACACCAAAAAACACACGTGGATGACAATAAAAGTGGCAAGTTAATGAACCACCGACTACCGGACATAGGTGACACCCAAAGTGGAAGTCTGACAAGACGTCAGCAAACACACGGGAATGATAACCAAAGTTGCAAGCTGATAAATCAAAGGCCAACGGACGCGGATGATACCCAAAGTAGCAGACTGATTAATCGACAGCCAGCAGACGCATGTAATACCCAAAGTGGCAGTGTGATTAATCATCGACCAACGGACTCCAGTGATACCCAAAGTGGATATCTGACAAGACCCCGGAAATCAAACGTGGATGACAATAAAAGTGGCAAGTTGATTAATCACCAACCAACGGACGCCAGTGATACCCAAAGGAGAAGCCGGATAAGACACCGGAAATCAAACGAGGATGACAATAAAAGTGACAAGTTGATTAATCTTTGGTCAACAGATGCAGTTGATACCCAAATTGACAATCGGACAATGAAACACCGAAAGATAGAAACGTTCCAGCAAGAAAccgtagttttcaaaaaaagtgtCATGCAAAGACATGGGTCTACCCGGCACGTAAATTCGGAAAGTCATATGTTTATTAGTTTGGCACTAACATCAACCAGTGGAACAtcaagtatattatga